The following are encoded together in the Serratia odorifera genome:
- a CDS encoding Dyp-type peroxidase, which produces MTQVQSGILLEHCRFAIYMEAMVQGEFADLRQGCKQFCQTLSELQQQFPDARLGAVIAFGYDVWHDLSSGQGAAELKPFTALGKGLAPATQRDLLIHIQSLRHDVNFTLAQAALAAFGNTIRIEEETHGFRWVEERDLSGFIDGTENPQGEQRAEVAAIAEGDPDAGGSYVLVQRYEHNLRQWSRFTTEQQQQIIGRTKHDSEELPPEARPDTSHVSRVDLKEDGKGLKILRQSLPYGTASGKHGLYFIAYCARLHNIEKQLLSMFGELDGKRDAMLRFSRAVTGSYYFAPSLTRLLSL; this is translated from the coding sequence ATGACACAGGTTCAGAGCGGCATCCTGCTGGAACATTGCCGTTTTGCCATTTATATGGAAGCCATGGTTCAGGGCGAGTTCGCCGATTTGCGTCAGGGCTGCAAACAGTTTTGTCAGACGCTGAGCGAACTGCAACAGCAATTCCCCGACGCGCGCCTGGGGGCGGTAATCGCCTTTGGTTATGACGTTTGGCACGATCTTTCCAGCGGTCAGGGTGCGGCGGAACTGAAGCCTTTCACTGCGCTGGGCAAAGGCCTGGCACCGGCCACGCAGCGCGACCTGCTGATCCATATCCAGTCCCTGCGTCATGATGTCAACTTCACGCTGGCGCAGGCGGCGCTGGCGGCGTTCGGCAACACTATCCGGATCGAAGAAGAAACCCACGGTTTCCGCTGGGTTGAAGAACGCGATCTGAGCGGTTTTATCGACGGCACCGAAAACCCGCAGGGCGAACAGCGCGCCGAAGTAGCGGCAATCGCCGAAGGCGATCCGGACGCCGGCGGCAGCTACGTGCTGGTACAGCGTTACGAACACAATCTGCGCCAATGGTCGCGTTTCACCACCGAACAGCAACAACAGATCATCGGCCGCACCAAGCATGACAGCGAAGAGCTGCCGCCGGAGGCGCGCCCTGACACTTCGCACGTCAGTCGCGTCGATCTGAAAGAAGACGGCAAAGGCCTGAAAATCCTGCGCCAGAGCCTGCCATACGGTACCGCCAGCGGCAAACACGGCCTGTATTTCATCGCCTATTGCGCGCGCTTGCACAATATCGAAAAGCAGTTGCTGAGCATGTTCGGCGAACTGGACGGCAAGCGTGATGCGATGCTGCGTTTCAGCCGTGCGGTGACCGGCAGTTATTACTTTGCCCCTTCACTGACGCGTTTACTGTCACTTTAA
- the cysT gene encoding sulfate/thiosulfate ABC transporter permease CysT, whose amino-acid sequence MSSLSSKRVLPGFGLSLGSSLFYTCLILLLPLSALVMQLAQMSLAQYWQVISNPQVVAAYKVTLLAAGVASVFNAVFGMLMAWILTRYRFPGRTLLDGLIDLPFALPTAVAGLTLAGLFSTTGWYGQWLAHFDIKVTFTWLGIAVAMAFTSLPFVVRTVQPVLEELGPEYEEAAETLGATRWQSFRRVVLPEVAPALLAGTAISFTRSLGEFGAVIFIAGNIAWKTEVTSLMIFVRLQEFDYPAASAIASVILAASLLLLFSINTVQSRFGKRIGGH is encoded by the coding sequence TTGTCGTCGTTGTCCAGTAAACGGGTACTGCCCGGATTTGGTTTGAGCCTGGGAAGCAGCCTGTTTTATACCTGTCTGATCCTGCTGCTGCCACTGAGCGCGCTGGTAATGCAACTGGCGCAGATGAGCCTGGCGCAATATTGGCAGGTGATCTCCAACCCGCAGGTAGTGGCGGCGTATAAGGTCACGCTGCTGGCGGCAGGCGTTGCCAGCGTATTCAACGCGGTGTTCGGCATGCTGATGGCCTGGATCCTGACCCGCTACCGTTTCCCTGGCCGCACGCTGCTGGACGGTCTGATCGACCTGCCGTTCGCCTTGCCGACGGCGGTGGCCGGCCTGACGTTGGCCGGGCTGTTTTCTACTACCGGTTGGTACGGACAGTGGCTGGCGCATTTTGATATCAAGGTGACGTTTACCTGGCTGGGTATCGCCGTTGCCATGGCCTTTACCAGCCTGCCATTCGTGGTGCGCACCGTGCAACCGGTGCTTGAGGAACTGGGACCAGAATACGAAGAGGCGGCTGAAACCCTTGGTGCAACCCGCTGGCAGAGCTTTCGCCGCGTGGTGTTGCCGGAAGTGGCGCCAGCGCTGTTGGCCGGTACGGCGATTTCCTTCACCCGCAGTCTGGGGGAGTTCGGTGCGGTGATCTTCATTGCCGGCAACATCGCGTGGAAAACCGAAGTGACCTCGCTGATGATCTTCGTCCGACTGCAAGAGTTCGATTACCCGGCGGCGAGCGCGATTGCCTCCGTGATTCTGGCGGCGTCGCTACTGTTGCTGTTTAGCATCAACACCGTGCAAAGCCGCTTTGGCAAACGCATTGGGGGGCACTAA